From Brachyspira pilosicoli, a single genomic window includes:
- a CDS encoding putative quinol monooxygenase: MIKIIAKNYIKNDKKERFLKLAKELIIESRKEEGCIAYDIYESIDGRSLTFIEEWKDEEAIKSHNNSNHFKTIVPKLAEFIDGEMDVSLYKKIDL, translated from the coding sequence ATGATTAAAATTATAGCTAAAAATTATATAAAAAATGATAAAAAAGAGAGATTTTTAAAATTAGCTAAAGAGTTAATAATAGAAAGCAGAAAAGAAGAGGGATGCATAGCTTATGATATTTATGAGAGCATAGATGGAAGATCTTTAACTTTTATAGAAGAGTGGAAAGATGAAGAGGCTATAAAATCTCATAATAACAGCAACCATTTTAAAACAATAGTGCCTAAATTAGCTGAATTTATTGACGGCGAAATGGATGTAAGTTTATATAAAAAAATAGATTTATAA
- the pth gene encoding aminoacyl-tRNA hydrolase, with the protein MTKLIIGLGNPGEEYKNHRHNIGFIIIDKLAQNLSLKFDNNKKKSLFTRTKLNSTDLILLKPQTFMNLSGESAVYISKFFNVKPEDIIVVYDDMDIPFGTFRIKKGGSSGGHNGIKSLIAQLQTDDFIRVRVGIGRPSFGKKVNDYVLSSFSKSERENIDNDLGANVIEAIKTILFESYTIAQNKYNKRINSKDINND; encoded by the coding sequence ATGACTAAGCTTATAATTGGACTTGGTAATCCAGGCGAAGAATATAAAAATCATAGACATAATATAGGATTTATTATTATTGATAAATTAGCACAAAATCTCTCTCTAAAATTCGATAACAACAAAAAAAAATCTTTATTCACAAGAACAAAACTTAATAGCACAGATTTGATACTATTAAAACCTCAAACTTTCATGAATCTATCTGGAGAATCTGCTGTTTATATATCTAAATTCTTTAACGTAAAACCAGAAGATATAATAGTAGTATATGATGATATGGATATACCATTTGGAACTTTCAGAATAAAAAAAGGAGGAAGTTCTGGAGGGCATAATGGTATAAAAAGTTTAATAGCACAGTTACAAACTGATGATTTTATAAGGGTGAGAGTTGGTATAGGAAGACCGAGTTTCGGAAAAAAGGTTAATGATTATGTTTTATCTTCTTTTAGTAAAAGTGAAAGAGAGAATATTGATAATGATTTGGGGGCAAATGTAATAGAAGCTATAAAGACTATATTATTTGAATCATACACTATAGCACAAAATAAATATAATAAAAGAATTAATAGTAAGGATATAAATAATGATTAA
- the pth gene encoding aminoacyl-tRNA hydrolase — translation MMKLVMGLGNPGSEYQNHRHNVGYMILDKVAKKLNVELDIKKKKTVFGKAKYGKIEYLLLKPQTFMNLSGEAALYMASFMKIAVDDIIVIYDDMNIPVGEFKLVVAKTDADENDDEEKEGPIKHNGIKSIEDSLKSNNFTRVGIGIGTPAEGQEIADFVLAPFTKDERKKIKDITDDVVDAICKVLFESNNKTSKKKYL, via the coding sequence ATGATGAAATTAGTTATGGGACTTGGCAATCCTGGTAGTGAATATCAAAATCATAGACATAATGTTGGTTATATGATACTCGATAAGGTTGCCAAGAAACTTAATGTAGAATTGGATATTAAAAAAAAGAAAACCGTATTTGGTAAAGCTAAGTATGGTAAAATTGAATATCTTCTCTTAAAACCGCAAACTTTTATGAATCTTTCTGGAGAAGCTGCTTTATATATGGCTAGCTTTATGAAGATTGCTGTTGATGATATTATTGTTATATATGATGATATGAATATACCTGTAGGCGAGTTTAAACTTGTAGTTGCTAAAACCGATGCTGATGAAAATGATGATGAAGAAAAAGAAGGGCCTATAAAACATAACGGTATAAAAAGCATAGAAGATTCGTTAAAAAGTAATAATTTCACTAGAGTTGGTATTGGAATAGGTACACCTGCTGAAGGTCAGGAAATAGCAGATTTTGTACTTGCTCCTTTCACAAAAGATGAAAGAAAAAAAATAAAAGATATTACCGATGATGTAGTTGATGCTATATGTAAGGTTTTATTTGAATCTAATAATAAAACATCTAAAAAGAAGTATCTATGA
- a CDS encoding 50S ribosomal protein L25: MSENYTIKALQRDTTKKSVGRKLINDGYALATLYGRGKEYAIAVELKEFVKIFSLAGQHDIITLDIENDKAREVLVKDYQLDGIKRTIRHIDFYEIDRSKKIKTFVPIRIEGIPEGVRLGGGTLEQVEYELPIKAFPASIPREITIDVTELKVGSSLHISDIKFPEGVDPVGDASKAVVTVVTTQEEDTPNKGAAAEA, translated from the coding sequence ATGAGTGAAAATTACACTATTAAAGCTTTACAAAGAGACACTACTAAAAAAAGCGTCGGCCGTAAATTAATTAATGACGGATATGCTTTAGCTACACTTTATGGAAGAGGTAAAGAGTATGCTATTGCTGTAGAATTAAAAGAATTCGTAAAAATATTCTCTTTGGCTGGACAGCATGATATTATTACTTTAGATATTGAAAACGATAAAGCAAGAGAAGTTTTAGTAAAAGACTATCAGCTCGATGGTATCAAAAGAACTATCAGACATATAGATTTTTATGAGATAGACAGAAGCAAAAAAATCAAAACTTTCGTACCTATTCGCATTGAAGGTATACCTGAAGGTGTTCGTTTAGGCGGCGGTACATTAGAGCAAGTTGAATACGAATTGCCTATAAAAGCTTTCCCTGCTTCTATACCTAGAGAAATCACTATTGATGTTACTGAACTTAAAGTTGGAAGCAGTTTGCATATAAGTGATATCAAATTCCCAGAAGGTGTAGACCCTGTAGGTGATGCTTCTAAAGCTGTTGTTACTGTTGTTACTACACAAGAAGAAGATACTCCTAACAAAGGTGCTGCTGCTGAAGCATAA
- a CDS encoding ribose-phosphate pyrophosphokinase → MGIEEEILVLSGTANPQLAKDVVDNLGIRLGNMQIRKFADGETFVQIEETARNKDTYIIQPTGRPSSNESWMELFCVIDALKRASAKRITAVIPYYGYSRQDRKNEPRVPITAKLVANLLQASGVHRVLALDLHAAQIQGFFDIPVDHMLSKNVFLDKIRKDLDISNAMVVSPDIGGVGRARFIAKTLNLDIAIIDKRRDRANECEVMNVIGNVEGKDAIIIDDIIDTGGTLLKGIAALKKAGMRKIYIFITHAVCSGDAYERINASEVEKLYITDSLKVMTDRLGSKIEVLSVAPVIANAIKYIHLERSISVLFDQ, encoded by the coding sequence ATGGGTATAGAAGAAGAAATATTAGTTTTAAGCGGTACAGCTAACCCTCAGCTCGCTAAAGATGTCGTTGATAATTTGGGTATTAGATTAGGTAATATGCAAATACGCAAATTTGCTGACGGTGAAACCTTCGTACAAATAGAAGAAACTGCAAGAAATAAAGATACATACATAATTCAGCCTACAGGAAGACCTTCCAGCAATGAAAGTTGGATGGAATTATTTTGTGTAATAGATGCTTTAAAAAGGGCTAGCGCTAAAAGAATTACTGCCGTTATTCCTTATTATGGTTATTCTAGGCAAGATAGAAAAAATGAACCAAGAGTACCTATTACTGCTAAATTAGTAGCTAACCTCTTACAGGCTTCCGGAGTTCATAGAGTTTTAGCTCTTGATTTACATGCCGCTCAGATACAAGGCTTTTTTGATATACCTGTAGATCACATGCTTTCTAAAAATGTTTTCTTAGATAAAATAAGAAAAGATTTAGATATATCAAATGCTATGGTTGTCTCTCCTGATATAGGCGGTGTAGGAAGGGCAAGATTTATAGCAAAAACTCTTAACCTCGATATAGCTATTATAGACAAAAGAAGAGATAGAGCTAATGAATGCGAAGTTATGAATGTTATTGGTAATGTAGAAGGTAAAGATGCTATCATTATAGATGATATTATTGATACAGGCGGAACATTACTTAAAGGTATTGCAGCACTTAAAAAAGCTGGTATGAGAAAAATATATATCTTTATAACTCATGCAGTATGTTCAGGCGATGCCTATGAAAGAATTAATGCAAGCGAAGTAGAAAAACTTTATATTACTGATAGCTTAAAAGTAATGACAGACAGATTAGGCAGCAAAATAGAAGTTCTTTCTGTTGCTCCTGTTATTGCTAATGCTATTAAATATATACATTTAGAACGTTCTATAAGCGTTTTATTTGATCAGTAA
- a CDS encoding RidA family protein, whose product MEKKIIKTHKAPQAIGPYSQAVKSGNFIFASGQIPLDPVSGAMAENNIQAQTERVMENIKGLLESENLTFANVIKTTCFLSDMANFAAFNEVYAKYFTENPPARSTVAVKALPKDALVEVEIIAVIE is encoded by the coding sequence ATGGAGAAAAAAATAATAAAAACTCATAAAGCACCGCAAGCTATAGGACCTTATTCTCAAGCTGTTAAAAGCGGAAATTTTATATTTGCTTCAGGTCAAATACCTTTAGACCCTGTTAGCGGTGCTATGGCAGAAAATAATATTCAAGCACAAACAGAAAGAGTAATGGAAAATATTAAAGGTTTATTGGAATCTGAAAATTTAACTTTTGCTAATGTTATTAAAACTACTTGTTTCTTAAGCGATATGGCTAATTTTGCTGCTTTCAATGAAGTATATGCTAAATATTTTACAGAAAACCCTCCTGCAAGAAGCACTGTAGCTGTTAAGGCTTTACCTAAAGACGCTTTGGTAGAAGTTGAAATTATAGCTGTTATAGAATAA
- a CDS encoding DUF368 domain-containing protein → MNIRNYISYLIKGMAIGVANAIPGVSGGTIAFVLGIYENLTYAISALPTAIIKLKWKEVGESLKILVPVFLGAGISIVLFLNIINYLFQYYPIPTKIFFVGLILGSFPFVTKTIDKFDFKVFISFFIGAFIMAIFVYFDINKPAGETTYTGDFSIFYGIKLFLCGIAAAVAMVIPGISGSLLLLILGEYENVSNLVSTLTKNFANVYPLIFLGLGVAIGIFTISKLVTIVIQKHKSILFGFVLGIIVVSFLSLWPNITTLSLGMLTATVLSMCFGFLIAMIMEKI, encoded by the coding sequence ATGAACATAAGAAATTATATATCTTATCTTATTAAAGGTATGGCTATAGGTGTTGCTAATGCTATACCTGGTGTTTCTGGTGGAACTATAGCATTTGTGCTTGGAATATATGAAAACCTTACTTATGCTATATCTGCTTTGCCTACTGCAATTATTAAATTAAAATGGAAAGAAGTGGGAGAGAGCTTAAAAATATTAGTGCCTGTTTTTTTGGGGGCTGGTATTTCTATAGTTCTTTTTCTAAATATTATTAATTATTTATTTCAATACTATCCTATACCTACTAAGATATTTTTTGTGGGGCTTATACTTGGTTCTTTCCCATTTGTTACTAAGACTATAGATAAATTTGATTTTAAAGTATTTATATCTTTTTTTATAGGTGCTTTTATAATGGCAATATTTGTTTATTTTGATATTAATAAGCCTGCCGGAGAGACTACATATACTGGAGATTTTTCTATATTTTATGGAATTAAGTTATTTTTATGCGGTATAGCTGCTGCTGTTGCTATGGTGATACCGGGAATATCAGGTTCTTTACTTTTATTGATATTGGGTGAGTATGAGAATGTATCTAATCTTGTATCTACTCTTACGAAAAATTTTGCTAATGTATATCCATTGATATTTTTAGGTCTTGGAGTTGCTATAGGAATTTTTACTATATCTAAACTCGTTACTATTGTTATACAAAAACATAAATCTATATTATTTGGTTTTGTGCTTGGTATCATAGTAGTATCTTTTTTAAGTTTATGGCCTAATATCACAACATTGAGTTTGGGAATGCTTACAGCAACAGTTTTATCTATGTGCTTTGGTTTTTTAATTGCTATGATTATGGAAAAAATATAA
- a CDS encoding tetratricopeptide repeat protein codes for MMRRLNNNKLYLLLTLVLVAFIYLYTSLIAQTSSDRISMENYNDLPNSRRLVTKLNIKHIEENKVEVSWVGIYHPNLMYYVYRSEDPILSKVVLTNAKVVASTKATNASTTYTIYDNLPKYDKYYYAVISYIDNINFYTATENMDLMPFEYYDPFKNDMTNFEMDITNEIITNDIITNDFDTNNTYFTNDMITNIVNSNDFLSYYPNTNLFDSNYSILPPTNYVDLYYTTNKIDSNRGIVFTTNYYNYTNYYNLTNNYTNYYNTTKIYIINPTNDSLTNEINTNDLNTNDFTNQSRMIENVTNELKVTSFTNDKNENIVNVEIKKDNTKKTTPTEYQRYSSEYQRALAQFSANNYSGAISILEPISRKKVDSALYYDINLLLGKSYKNAGRKKNALDTLKRIKSINPNEVNFWINQVLSDL; via the coding sequence ATGATGAGAAGATTAAATAACAATAAATTATATCTATTATTAACTTTAGTATTAGTAGCTTTTATATACTTATACACTAGCTTGATTGCTCAGACATCTTCTGATAGAATTAGTATGGAAAATTATAATGATTTGCCTAACTCTCGAAGACTTGTAACTAAACTTAATATTAAACATATAGAAGAAAATAAAGTGGAAGTAAGCTGGGTTGGTATATATCATCCTAATTTGATGTATTATGTTTATAGAAGCGAAGACCCTATATTAAGCAAAGTAGTTCTTACTAATGCAAAAGTAGTAGCTTCAACAAAAGCAACTAATGCTTCTACTACATATACTATTTATGATAATTTGCCTAAATATGATAAATATTATTATGCTGTAATATCGTATATAGATAATATTAATTTTTATACTGCTACAGAAAATATGGATTTAATGCCGTTTGAATATTATGATCCTTTTAAAAATGATATGACTAATTTTGAAATGGATATAACTAATGAAATTATTACCAACGATATTATTACTAATGATTTTGATACTAATAACACTTACTTTACAAATGATATGATTACAAATATAGTAAACAGTAATGATTTTTTAAGTTATTATCCTAATACTAATTTATTTGACAGCAATTATAGCATATTGCCTCCTACTAACTATGTTGACCTATACTATACTACAAATAAAATAGATTCAAATAGAGGAATAGTTTTTACTACTAATTATTATAACTATACTAATTATTATAATCTTACTAATAATTATACTAATTACTATAATACTACTAAAATATATATAATTAATCCTACTAATGATTCATTGACTAATGAAATTAATACTAATGATTTGAATACTAATGATTTTACAAATCAAAGCCGTATGATTGAAAACGTTACTAATGAATTAAAGGTTACTAGTTTTACAAATGATAAAAATGAGAATATAGTTAATGTAGAGATAAAAAAAGATAATACTAAAAAAACAACCCCAACAGAGTATCAGAGATATAGTTCTGAGTATCAGAGGGCTTTAGCTCAATTTAGCGCTAATAATTATAGCGGAGCCATTTCAATTTTAGAGCCTATATCAAGAAAAAAAGTTGATAGTGCTTTGTATTATGATATTAATTTGTTGCTTGGTAAGTCTTATAAGAATGCTGGAAGAAAAAAGAATGCTTTAGATACATTGAAAAGAATAAAATCTATTAATCCTAATGAAGTTAATTTCTGGATTAATCAGGTTTTAAGCGATTTATAA
- a CDS encoding tetratricopeptide repeat protein, translating into MKTYAAVLASVITVVAILIGVFITKVSVLSSPERYFQKGKRYYELENYNEAINNLNEYLSIDSRSKPVSNVAESYFLVADSLKKMKNYNLAKDRLSEIIDGAGFEAYQLDAIIAYADIARLENSADQYIITKLQNNLKPSDKSLASTINMEYGYQLFFEKKYGEALSYFLRSDGELAVLGRARVYFAMNEYDRAFEIYEDFLKYYHTSIYYNEVVRTYLIQVPAIAHRMYVEKNYTKARMYYNKIAALFPRTKHQEEALFKIGESYYNEKNYNKAVEYFNKVRLNNVYTLDAEALLYIGLSYFKVGRYSDSYKALDTFVNTYPDNPNVSRAKDYMAALQETLLAIN; encoded by the coding sequence ATGAAAACTTACGCAGCAGTTTTAGCGTCTGTTATTACGGTAGTAGCTATATTGATAGGTGTTTTTATCACTAAAGTTTCTGTATTGTCTTCTCCTGAAAGATATTTCCAGAAAGGAAAAAGATATTATGAATTAGAAAATTATAATGAAGCTATTAATAATCTAAATGAATACTTATCTATAGACAGCAGATCAAAACCTGTAAGCAATGTGGCTGAATCTTATTTTCTTGTAGCTGATTCATTAAAAAAAATGAAGAATTATAATTTAGCTAAAGATCGTTTGTCTGAAATAATAGACGGTGCAGGTTTTGAAGCCTATCAGCTTGATGCTATAATAGCTTATGCTGATATAGCGAGATTAGAAAATAGTGCTGACCAATATATTATTACTAAATTACAAAATAACTTAAAACCTTCTGATAAATCTTTGGCATCTACTATTAATATGGAATATGGTTATCAGTTGTTCTTTGAAAAAAAGTATGGCGAAGCTTTGAGTTATTTTTTAAGATCTGATGGTGAGTTGGCTGTTTTGGGAAGGGCGAGAGTTTATTTTGCTATGAATGAATATGATAGAGCTTTTGAAATATATGAAGATTTCTTAAAGTATTATCATACAAGTATATATTATAATGAGGTTGTAAGGACTTATCTTATTCAGGTTCCGGCTATAGCTCATAGAATGTATGTTGAAAAGAATTATACTAAGGCAAGAATGTATTATAATAAAATAGCTGCTCTTTTCCCTAGAACTAAACATCAGGAAGAGGCTTTATTTAAAATTGGAGAGTCTTACTATAATGAAAAGAATTATAATAAGGCTGTAGAATATTTTAATAAAGTGAGATTGAATAATGTTTATACGCTTGATGCTGAGGCTTTGCTTTATATTGGTTTATCGTATTTCAAAGTTGGAAGATACTCAGATTCTTATAAAGCTTTAGATACATTTGTTAATACTTATCCAGACAATCCGAATGTTTCAAGAGCTAAAGATTATATGGCGGCATTACAAGAAACTTTATTAGCTATTAATTGA
- a CDS encoding helix-turn-helix transcriptional regulator: MENEILLYNLGYNIRLLRKSKKMTIDTLAEQAGVSSKYLQGIEVGNRNISIKRLNKIAKALETTPESLLTIKSNNLENRDDKLLNTFEKLKHVESSKLDIISNLIDDINKLVILDNDKKRP, encoded by the coding sequence ATGGAAAATGAAATCTTATTATATAATTTAGGCTACAATATAAGATTACTTAGAAAAAGCAAAAAGATGACCATAGATACCTTAGCCGAACAAGCAGGTGTTTCTAGTAAATATTTACAAGGAATAGAAGTTGGTAATAGAAACATATCAATAAAAAGATTGAATAAAATAGCAAAAGCTTTGGAAACAACACCAGAAAGTTTATTAACTATAAAAAGCAATAATTTAGAAAATAGAGATGATAAATTATTAAATACATTTGAAAAACTTAAGCATGTAGAATCGAGTAAATTAGATATTATTTCTAATCTAATTGATGATATAAATAAATTAGTAATTTTAGACAATGATAAAAAAAGACCTTAA
- a CDS encoding ABC transporter ATP-binding protein, producing the protein MISVKNLTKYYDDFQALKGISFEIKTGEIVGILGPNGAGKSTTLRILTSYLSPTSGDAIIDGRSILDKDIEIKKIIGYLPESAPLYNDMCVFDYLVYMADIQELKRDKLSERLNYVVEACSLKDVISKPIGELSKGYKQRVGLAGAIIHDPKILILDEPTNGLDPNQIVEIRELIKELGKEKTVLISTHILSEVEATCSRAIIINKGSIIADNDPKHLSVDNKISSIKLSLKTNDSFETIKIKLNSLDNIEDITLIEEMDNNIKTIIIKTTDKEPIEKVYKFIKSTDWIIYEFVKEKENLETVFHTLTKGEN; encoded by the coding sequence ATGATTTCTGTTAAGAATTTAACCAAGTATTATGATGATTTTCAGGCTTTAAAAGGAATTAGCTTTGAAATAAAAACTGGAGAGATTGTCGGTATATTAGGACCTAATGGTGCAGGTAAATCCACAACTTTAAGAATATTAACATCTTACCTTTCTCCTACAAGCGGAGATGCTATCATAGATGGAAGGAGTATTTTAGATAAAGATATAGAGATAAAAAAAATAATAGGATACCTTCCAGAATCAGCCCCTTTATATAATGATATGTGTGTTTTTGATTATTTAGTTTATATGGCAGATATACAGGAGCTAAAAAGAGATAAACTATCAGAGAGACTTAATTATGTGGTGGAAGCTTGTTCTCTTAAAGATGTAATATCCAAACCTATAGGAGAGCTTTCTAAGGGTTATAAACAGAGGGTAGGGCTTGCTGGTGCTATTATACATGACCCTAAAATACTTATATTAGATGAACCTACAAACGGACTTGACCCTAATCAGATTGTTGAGATTAGAGAGCTTATTAAAGAACTTGGAAAAGAAAAAACTGTTTTAATATCTACTCATATATTAAGCGAGGTTGAGGCTACTTGTTCGAGGGCTATTATTATAAACAAAGGCAGTATTATTGCTGATAATGACCCTAAACATTTAAGTGTTGATAATAAAATATCATCTATTAAACTTTCTCTAAAAACTAATGACAGCTTTGAAACTATAAAAATAAAATTAAATAGTTTAGACAATATTGAAGATATAACTTTAATTGAAGAAATGGATAATAATATAAAAACAATTATTATAAAAACAACCGACAAAGAGCCTATTGAAAAAGTGTATAAATTTATTAAAAGTACAGATTGGATAATATATGAGTTTGTTAAAGAAAAAGAGAACTTAGAGACAGTATTCCATACTTTAACTAAAGGAGAAAATTGA
- a CDS encoding ABC transporter permease subunit, producing MTNIFSFNKTKIILKKELRHIFLSPIAYIFSAIFLIASGIYFFSRFFILSQNDMQDYFSILPFILSLIIPPITMGLLSSEFSSGSYELISTQSVTTLDIIMGKFLSAVVFMLFALVPTILYPITLLFLGRLDIGPVIGGYVGSVFLISALCAIGIFASSVTKNQIIALIVALAIMISLNILLKFLGLLFPNTSNFILFISGDYHFANIARGVIDLRDIIYFLSVTTIFLYLANIILQNRK from the coding sequence ATGACTAATATTTTTTCTTTTAATAAAACAAAGATAATATTAAAAAAAGAATTAAGACATATTTTTTTATCGCCAATAGCATATATATTTTCTGCAATATTTTTAATAGCTTCAGGAATATATTTTTTCTCAAGATTTTTTATTTTATCTCAAAATGATATGCAGGATTATTTTTCAATTTTGCCTTTTATACTTTCTTTAATAATACCGCCTATTACAATGGGCTTATTATCGAGCGAGTTTTCAAGCGGTTCTTATGAATTAATAAGCACTCAATCTGTAACTACATTAGACATTATAATGGGCAAATTTTTATCTGCTGTAGTATTTATGCTTTTTGCTTTAGTGCCTACAATACTTTACCCTATCACTTTGCTTTTTTTGGGTAGATTAGATATTGGTCCTGTGATAGGCGGATATGTTGGAAGTGTATTTTTAATATCAGCTTTATGTGCTATAGGTATATTTGCTTCATCTGTTACAAAAAATCAAATAATAGCTTTGATTGTTGCTTTGGCTATAATGATATCTCTTAATATATTATTAAAATTCTTAGGACTTCTTTTTCCAAATACTTCTAATTTTATATTATTTATTAGCGGCGATTATCACTTTGCTAATATTGCAAGAGGGGTAATAGATTTAAGAGATATTATTTATTTTCTTTCTGTAACAACTATATTTTTGTATTTAGCAAATATAATTCTTCAAAATAGAAAGTAA
- a CDS encoding DUF4340 domain-containing protein, translated as MNKNLKKIIILLVVLIVISFAAFFTTKYKKQQLIANKPRTQIFELNETNVNKYHLVYDDQDITVEKKNNIWTITSPENNYKVDQMEAFANVKNFNTLNIDLIITNLSEVDSFGLDNPTNEFTVWDGKKEHKIYVGNKTPDGERYYVKYNDEYFSVEYVYIEALKKTIDMLRDKEIFESPIVLDSVTTVEIATKDYTNTIKKLNRTNWVVDDLGEQTDLDKAYRDFTALSLVKASAFVYDQDLMKQLFKIPDAVITIYMQDNTKEVYELIYTVDDRIYVMPKSGIVYEVDYSIYDAAMRSKDYYEKSDSVEDNEEALNSEESLKLYEGLEK; from the coding sequence ATGAATAAAAACTTAAAAAAAATAATTATTCTTTTAGTGGTATTAATTGTTATTAGCTTTGCTGCTTTTTTTACTACTAAATATAAAAAACAGCAATTAATAGCAAACAAACCAAGAACTCAGATTTTTGAGCTTAATGAAACCAATGTAAATAAATATCATCTTGTATATGATGATCAGGATATCACAGTTGAAAAGAAAAATAATATTTGGACTATCACTTCTCCTGAAAACAATTATAAAGTTGATCAAATGGAAGCTTTTGCCAATGTTAAGAATTTTAACACTCTTAATATAGATTTGATAATAACAAATTTAAGTGAGGTTGATTCTTTTGGATTAGATAACCCAACTAATGAGTTTACAGTTTGGGATGGAAAAAAAGAACATAAAATATATGTTGGAAATAAAACTCCTGACGGTGAGAGATATTATGTGAAGTATAATGATGAGTATTTTAGCGTGGAGTATGTTTATATAGAGGCTCTTAAAAAAACAATAGATATGCTAAGAGATAAAGAGATATTTGAAAGCCCTATAGTTTTGGATTCTGTAACAACTGTAGAAATCGCTACTAAAGATTATACTAATACAATAAAAAAACTAAATAGAACTAATTGGGTTGTAGATGATTTGGGTGAACAAACAGATTTAGATAAGGCATATAGAGATTTTACTGCTTTATCTTTGGTGAAGGCATCTGCTTTTGTATATGATCAAGATTTGATGAAGCAATTATTTAAAATTCCAGATGCTGTTATTACAATATATATGCAAGATAACACTAAAGAAGTTTATGAATTAATTTATACTGTAGATGATAGAATATATGTAATGCCTAAAAGCGGTATAGTTTATGAGGTTGATTATTCTATATATGATGCGGCTATGAGAAGTAAAGACTATTATGAAAAAAGTGATAGTGTAGAGGACAATGAAGAAGCATTAAACTCTGAAGAGAGTCTTAAATTATATGAAGGTTTAGAAAAATAA
- the pgsA gene encoding CDP-diacylglycerol--glycerol-3-phosphate 3-phosphatidyltransferase, translating into MKKHIPNLLSFSRIILSPLVIFLYFYNSIITAILALIFLIILEITDALDGMLARKLNIVSDLGKVLDPFADTVFHITMFTIFLYEGSMPMWMYIISLYRDMFSMFVRILGGLRGFAVAAKFSGKLKTASRAIAVVIIFLIKILKYTSIALPYDKIIYYSLLVVTIITIYSFFDYMPLLKGKADKK; encoded by the coding sequence ATGAAAAAACATATTCCTAATTTACTTAGCTTTAGCAGAATTATTTTGTCTCCGTTAGTGATATTTTTATATTTTTATAATTCTATCATTACGGCAATACTTGCTTTAATATTTTTGATTATATTAGAGATAACTGATGCTTTAGACGGTATGTTAGCGAGAAAATTAAATATAGTAAGTGATTTGGGCAAAGTATTAGACCCTTTTGCTGATACTGTTTTTCATATTACTATGTTTACAATATTTTTGTATGAGGGCTCTATGCCTATGTGGATGTATATTATTTCGCTTTATAGGGATATGTTTTCTATGTTTGTAAGGATACTTGGAGGGCTTAGGGGATTTGCTGTTGCTGCCAAGTTTAGCGGAAAATTAAAAACTGCTTCAAGGGCTATTGCTGTTGTGATAATATTCTTAATAAAGATACTAAAATATACTTCTATAGCTTTGCCTTATGACAAAATAATATACTATAGTTTACTCGTTGTAACAATTATTACAATATATTCATTTTTTGATTATATGCCGCTTCTTAAAGGAAAAGCTGATAAGAAATAA